From Brassica oleracea var. oleracea cultivar TO1000 chromosome C3, BOL, whole genome shotgun sequence, a single genomic window includes:
- the LOC106332852 gene encoding agamous-like MADS-box protein AGL11 → MIGRGKIEIKRIENSTNRQVTFCKRRNGLLKKAYELAVLCDAEVALIVFSTRGRLYEYANDNIRATFERYKNSSSGNANTHSVQEINAAYYQQESAKLRQQIQTIQNSNRNLMGDSLSALNVKELKQVENRLEKAISRIRSKKHELLLAEIENLHKREIKLDNESIYLRTKIAEVERFQQHHHQMVSGTEMTAIEALASRNYFAHNIMTIGSGSGAGHGCSYSDPDKKTHLG, encoded by the exons AT GATTGGAAGAGGAAAAATAGAGATCAAGAGGATAGAGAACTCCACAAATCGACAAGTAACATTCTGCAAAAGAAGAAATGGACTTCTGAAGAAAGCTTATGAGCTTGCAGTCCTCTGCGATGCAGAGGTTGCCCTCATAGTCTTCTCAACTCGTGGCCGTCTCTACGAGTACGCGAATGACAA CATAAGAGCAACCTTTGAGAGGTACAAGAACTCTTCGTCTGGTAACGCCAACACTCACTCTGTCCAAGAAATCAATGCCGCG TACTATCAACAAGAATCTGCTAAGCTGAGACAACAGATCCAAACGATTCAAAATTCCAACAG GAATCTGATGGGAGACTCTTTGAGTGCCTTAAATGTCAAGGAACTAAAACAGGTTGAGAATCGCCTTGAGAAAGCCATCTCCAGGATCAGGTCCAAGAAG CACGAGTTGCTTCTAGCCGAAATCGAGAACCTGCATAAAAGG GAGATTAAGCTCGATAATGAGAGTATCTATCTCCGAACCAAG ATAGCAGAAGTGGAGAGGTTTCAACAACACCATCATCAAATGGTTAGTGGTACGGAGATGACTGCGATCGAGGCCTTAGCCTCTCGCAATTACTTTGCTCATAACATTATGACTATTGGTTCTGGATCTGGAGCTGGCCATGGATGTTCTTACTCTGATCCCGACAAGAAAACTCATCTTGGATAA